The proteins below come from a single Dehalococcoidia bacterium genomic window:
- the rpsR gene encoding 30S ribosomal protein S18, translating to MRERRRYIPKRKVCPFCVDRSKKIDYKEVEMLRRFISDRGRMEPRHRTGVCARHQRLLSASLKRARYLALLPYTAEHIRGSGGVGTRDRFS from the coding sequence ATACGGGAAAGAAGAAGATATATTCCAAAACGTAAGGTCTGTCCGTTCTGTGTGGATAGATCCAAGAAAATCGATTACAAAGAGGTTGAGATGCTGCGTCGATTCATCTCTGATCGCGGCAGGATGGAGCCTCGGCATAGAACCGGTGTTTGCGCCAGACATCAAAGGCTGCTAAGTGCATCCCTGAAGAGGGCCCGGTATCTTGCCCTTCTGCCCTATACGGCAGAGCATATCCGTGGGAGTGGTGGTGTAGGGACCAGGGATCGATTCTCATAA
- a CDS encoding peptidylprolyl isomerase encodes MAKNNKERPEWAVTRGRASRWEKEQQRQQIILISVSAVIVLVLGLVGYAFYDHAQSQNEEDHETILKVNDRSFDLGDYVKLLRFAGISQYTSSYHADFAQYIFNAMQSQEMIRQLALTLGLGVTEAEIDANIEEQFAPPEASENSSEQTPDATLTPTPTASYNTLLKQLKSIGISEKFYRQQISLNILQEKVRDYIGEKDVAKEMPQARVQGILIDVKAAVTEINSVSITAEEGQVEEPTVSPGNEDPEKVRETIKARLASGEDFSALAEESSTDTPSRVSGGDLGWLPGDISIAKYGESFKEATFSLELGALSKPIPASTSADNTDYWIIQVLEREDSRLVEEAQRDQLINASFNAWFEEQSKTFTVTDLLSAELKTLAIQKALQ; translated from the coding sequence GTGGCTAAAAACAACAAAGAGCGCCCGGAATGGGCGGTTACCAGAGGACGAGCCTCGCGCTGGGAGAAAGAACAGCAGAGGCAGCAAATTATACTCATTTCGGTATCTGCCGTTATCGTTCTCGTCTTGGGGTTGGTGGGCTATGCTTTCTATGATCATGCCCAAAGCCAGAACGAAGAAGACCACGAGACCATCCTTAAAGTCAATGATCGATCCTTCGACCTCGGCGATTATGTCAAGCTTCTCCGCTTCGCCGGGATAAGCCAGTACACTTCATCTTATCACGCCGACTTTGCCCAATACATATTCAATGCAATGCAGTCTCAGGAAATGATTCGGCAGCTTGCGCTGACACTGGGCCTGGGAGTAACAGAGGCAGAGATCGATGCAAACATCGAGGAGCAGTTCGCTCCGCCCGAAGCATCGGAAAACAGTTCGGAGCAGACCCCCGATGCCACTCTCACTCCGACTCCAACCGCTTCCTATAATACGCTTCTTAAACAATTGAAGAGCATCGGGATATCCGAAAAGTTCTACCGGCAACAGATCTCGCTGAATATCTTGCAAGAGAAGGTCCGAGATTACATCGGTGAGAAGGACGTTGCCAAAGAAATGCCTCAAGCGCGCGTGCAAGGAATTCTGATTGATGTCAAGGCTGCAGTTACTGAGATCAACTCGGTATCCATCACCGCGGAAGAGGGACAGGTTGAAGAGCCGACAGTAAGCCCCGGCAATGAAGATCCTGAAAAAGTCCGTGAAACAATAAAAGCGAGACTGGCCAGCGGTGAAGATTTCTCCGCTTTAGCTGAGGAGTCCTCCACAGACACCCCATCGAGGGTTAGCGGGGGGGACTTGGGCTGGCTTCCCGGAGATATATCAATCGCCAAATATGGAGAGAGTTTTAAGGAAGCTACCTTCAGCCTAGAGCTGGGAGCTCTCAGCAAACCGATCCCCGCAAGCACATCGGCAGATAACACGGATTATTGGATCATCCAGGTCCTGGAGAGGGAAGACTCCCGGCTGGTGGAAGAAGCCCAAAGAGACCAGCTGATCAATGCATCATTCAACGCTTGGTTTGAGGAACAAAGCAAGACGTTCACCGTGACGGACTTACTATCCGCCGAACTGAAAACCTTGGCAATACAAAAAGCCCTGCAATGA
- a CDS encoding homoserine dehydrogenase, with the protein MRDRINVGLIGLGVIGSGVAKILRERPDSIAKQIGVPLQLKRVADFDRTKQHSALIDPHTFTPNAQDILLDSDIDIVIELIGGEVPARDFIEKAIKSGKHVVTANKEVISKYGPELLALADEHHVGLLYEASVGGGIPLIAPLEQTLQINAISAIHTIINGTTNYILTRMDKEGLEFSVALREAQALGYAETDPRNDIEGIDAAYKIAILATIAFHTDIRPEDVYREGISRIASQDFRYAKELGYAIKLLAIAKNEGPAVQVRVHPVFIPENMLLAKVDGVFYAIQTEGDLSGRIIFYGRGAGADPTANAVVADAIHLARNIVLGKREKSGLHLDVPKKVIPMEDIETRYYIRMTIGDQPGVLAKITKVFGDNLISISSAIQKEAHSQSRSAEIVIMTHPAQERAMQQAIIQMKQIEVVREISNLIRVED; encoded by the coding sequence GTGAGAGATAGGATCAACGTCGGCTTAATCGGGTTAGGGGTCATCGGTAGTGGTGTGGCGAAAATCCTCAGAGAAAGACCCGATTCCATTGCCAAGCAGATTGGCGTTCCCCTCCAATTGAAGAGAGTCGCGGACTTCGATAGGACAAAACAGCACTCAGCGCTAATCGACCCTCACACGTTTACCCCCAACGCGCAAGATATCCTCCTGGATTCCGATATCGATATCGTCATTGAACTGATCGGGGGGGAAGTCCCCGCCCGTGACTTCATCGAAAAAGCCATCAAGAGCGGCAAACACGTCGTCACTGCCAACAAGGAGGTCATCTCCAAGTATGGACCTGAGCTTCTGGCATTGGCTGATGAGCATCATGTGGGCCTGTTATATGAAGCCAGCGTGGGCGGCGGCATTCCACTCATCGCTCCTCTGGAACAAACCCTTCAGATCAATGCCATATCGGCCATCCATACCATCATCAACGGCACCACCAACTATATCCTGACCCGGATGGATAAGGAAGGGCTGGAATTCTCCGTGGCGCTCAGGGAAGCCCAGGCTCTAGGATACGCGGAGACCGATCCCCGCAACGATATCGAGGGAATCGACGCCGCTTACAAGATCGCTATTCTGGCTACTATCGCCTTCCACACCGATATCCGCCCCGAGGATGTCTATCGCGAGGGTATCTCCCGCATCGCATCTCAGGATTTCCGCTATGCCAAGGAGCTGGGATATGCCATCAAGCTCCTGGCCATCGCCAAGAACGAAGGGCCAGCGGTTCAAGTGAGGGTTCATCCTGTGTTCATCCCGGAAAATATGCTCTTGGCAAAAGTAGATGGGGTATTCTACGCCATACAGACCGAGGGAGACCTCTCCGGCAGAATCATATTTTATGGCCGAGGCGCAGGTGCCGACCCTACCGCCAATGCCGTCGTCGCCGATGCGATTCACCTGGCGCGGAATATTGTTCTGGGTAAGCGAGAGAAATCAGGGTTGCACCTTGATGTGCCCAAGAAAGTCATTCCGATGGAGGATATCGAAACTCGATATTATATTCGGATGACTATCGGAGACCAGCCCGGCGTGCTGGCCAAAATCACCAAGGTGTTTGGGGATAATCTCATCAGCATCTCATCGGCCATCCAGAAAGAAGCTCACAGCCAATCCAGAAGCGCCGAAATCGTGATTATGACCCACCCCGCACAGGAACGTGCCATGCAGCAGGCAATAATCCAGATGAAGCAGATTGAGGTAGTGAGGGAGATCAGTAATCTTATACGAGTTGAGGATTGA